One part of the Tunicatimonas pelagia genome encodes these proteins:
- the cobA gene encoding uroporphyrinogen-III C-methyltransferase: MINYAVNPRLTMVGAGPGDEELITLKGVRALEAADVVLYDALANPTLLRYCQPEALKIFVGKRAGLHQVQQRSINQLIVRYAYSHGHVVRLKGGDPFVFGRGQEEKEYAIKHGLEVTMVPGISSALAVPATNNIPLTSRGVSESFWVVTGTTRSGTLSSDMALAAQSSATVVILMGMRQLSSIIKLFSQHRGGDESIAIIQNGTCSNEQIGIGNLQSIQQTVREQKLQSPAIIVIGAVVAKHWESVQQKVAGLALV; this comes from the coding sequence ATGATAAATTACGCTGTAAATCCTCGTTTAACAATGGTAGGTGCTGGCCCGGGTGACGAAGAACTCATCACGCTGAAAGGAGTTCGGGCACTAGAAGCCGCCGATGTGGTGCTGTACGATGCCCTAGCGAACCCGACCTTGTTGCGGTACTGCCAACCGGAAGCACTTAAAATTTTCGTGGGGAAACGAGCGGGCTTGCATCAAGTACAACAACGAAGCATCAACCAGCTTATCGTACGGTACGCTTACTCTCACGGACACGTAGTACGCCTAAAGGGTGGTGATCCGTTTGTGTTCGGACGAGGACAAGAGGAAAAAGAATACGCAATAAAGCACGGATTGGAAGTGACGATGGTACCGGGTATCAGTAGTGCGCTAGCCGTTCCTGCCACCAACAATATTCCCCTAACCTCGCGGGGAGTAAGCGAAAGCTTCTGGGTGGTCACCGGAACCACCCGCTCCGGTACGCTCTCATCGGATATGGCACTGGCGGCTCAGTCGTCGGCCACCGTAGTGATTCTTATGGGTATGCGTCAGTTGTCCAGTATTATTAAGCTTTTTTCTCAGCACCGAGGTGGCGATGAGTCTATTGCGATTATTCAGAACGGTACCTGTTCAAATGAGCAAATAGGGATTGGAAACTTACAATCTATTCAGCAAACCGTTAGGGAGCAAAAACTACAGTCGCCCGCCATTATTGTGATTGGGGCCGTGGTAGCCAAGCACTGGGAATCGGTGCAGCAAAAGGTGGCTGGCTTAGCTTTAGTATAA
- the nirD gene encoding nitrite reductase small subunit NirD, translating into MTNTLDYKTVSSENVTNWFKAAPVTAFPANGGACVLYRGKQIAVFNFTRRDEWYACQNLCPHKQQMILSRGMIGSEQDEPKVACPFHKRAFSLQSGKCLNADECAIATYPVKIEEGYVYIGFDEA; encoded by the coding sequence ATGACTAATACGCTAGACTATAAAACCGTTTCATCAGAAAATGTAACCAACTGGTTCAAAGCTGCCCCGGTAACCGCATTTCCCGCCAATGGTGGGGCGTGTGTGTTGTACCGGGGAAAGCAAATTGCCGTATTTAATTTCACCCGCCGGGACGAATGGTACGCTTGCCAGAACCTTTGCCCGCACAAGCAGCAAATGATTCTCTCCCGAGGGATGATTGGTTCGGAGCAAGACGAGCCGAAGGTGGCCTGCCCATTTCATAAGCGGGCCTTTTCACTCCAGTCAGGAAAATGCCTTAACGCCGATGAATGCGCTATTGCCACGTACCCGGTGAAAATAGAAGAGGGCTACGTATACATCGGTTTTGACGAAGCCTGA
- a CDS encoding NAD-dependent epimerase/dehydratase family protein, with amino-acid sequence MKVLITGSSGHLGEAIVRKLRETSYVPVGVDIKPSEFTTHVGSITDRDFVMETLKGVDFIIHTATLHKPHVATHTYQDFVDTNITGTLNLLEVAAANRAKAFIYTSTTSTFGDSLTPPPGELAVWVTEQTPSIPKNIYGVTKEAAENLVQLFSRNHQLPGVVLKTSRFFPEEDDKKEMRDAYEDANLRVTELLYRRVDLEDAVSAHLQAIERAEQIGFGKYIISATSPFQPQHLTMLHADAASVVRQLYPDFEDIFSQKSWKMVPQIDRVYVNKKARLELGWQPKYDFRYALDCLKRDEDFRSPLARTVGIKGYHPQKFIDGPYPVTNH; translated from the coding sequence ATGAAAGTATTGATTACCGGAAGCAGTGGTCATTTGGGCGAAGCTATCGTCAGGAAGCTAAGAGAAACTTCCTATGTTCCCGTAGGTGTCGACATTAAGCCGTCGGAGTTTACTACCCACGTAGGTTCAATCACCGATCGGGATTTTGTGATGGAAACCCTGAAAGGCGTAGATTTTATCATCCATACTGCTACTCTGCATAAGCCTCACGTGGCTACGCATACTTATCAGGATTTTGTAGACACCAATATTACGGGTACGCTGAACTTATTGGAGGTAGCTGCTGCTAATCGTGCGAAGGCATTTATCTACACCAGCACCACTAGCACATTTGGCGATTCACTCACTCCTCCACCGGGCGAGCTGGCGGTCTGGGTTACTGAGCAAACGCCATCCATTCCTAAAAATATTTACGGGGTTACTAAAGAGGCAGCCGAGAACCTTGTCCAACTGTTTTCTCGCAACCACCAACTACCGGGTGTAGTACTTAAAACATCTCGTTTTTTTCCGGAAGAGGACGATAAAAAGGAAATGCGGGATGCCTACGAAGATGCTAACCTGCGGGTTACCGAACTTTTATATCGGCGAGTGGATCTTGAAGATGCTGTTTCGGCTCACCTTCAGGCTATTGAACGAGCCGAGCAAATAGGCTTCGGGAAGTATATCATTAGTGCTACCTCGCCCTTTCAACCGCAGCACTTGACCATGCTGCACGCAGATGCTGCTTCGGTAGTGCGTCAACTTTATCCTGATTTTGAAGATATTTTCAGTCAGAAAAGTTGGAAGATGGTTCCTCAAATAGACCGAGTGTACGTGAATAAAAAGGCTCGACTTGAGCTGGGCTGGCAACCGAAATACGATTTCAGGTATGCTTTAGATTGTTTAAAAAGAGACGAGGATTTTCGCAGTCCGTTAGCTCGGACGGTAGGCATAAAAGGTTACCATCCCCAAAAATTTATTGATGGTCCCTACCCGGTCACCAACCACTAG
- the nirB gene encoding nitrite reductase large subunit NirB — protein MRHIVVIGNGMVGYKFCEKLRKLADPTQVAITVFGEECRPAYDRVHLSEYFSDQNADKLTLAPARWYEEQNIQLHTGELIAWIDRRNKTVETHRGKTLSYDQLVIATGSSAFVPPIPGTDKRGVFVYRTIEDLEAIIAYGKKMRSAAVLGGGLLGLEAAKAMVDMGLETHVVEFASRLMPRQLDEVGARTLQTRIEELGIQVHLNKNTQAISGNGKLDALRFADESNLPVDMLVISAGIRPRDELGRSARLDIGPRGGIVVNDAMQTSDPAIYAIGEVALHQDIIYGLVAPGYDMAEVAARHLVGDIEKNFSGDDMSTKLKLMGVDVASFGDAFGAKSEHNAIVFEDKAKGVYKRINISADGKRLLGGMLVGDAEAYNMLLQTMQNGMALPPNPEDLILGSRGGETSGAGLDSLPDEAQICSCEAVTKGMICEAVLTGEAQSVKEIKACTKAGTGCGGCMPMVSDLFDLAQAKMGKRVRKTLCEHFNYTRQELLDIIQVKEIKSYDTLLNEYGTGDGCEVCKPAVASILASLWNELVTQQDTIQDTNDRFLANIQRGGTYSVVPRIPGGEITPDKLIVIGQVAKKYDLYTKITGGQRIDLFGAHLHQLPDIWEELIAAGFESGHAYGKSLRTVKSCVGSAWCRYGLHDSVSFAIEVEDRYKGLRSPHKLKGAVSGCARECAEAQSKDFGIIATDKGWNLYVCGNGGIKPQHALLLAQDVDKETCIKYIDRFLMFYIKTAETLTRTAPWLNKLEGGIDYLRDVVVNDCLGIGEQLEQEMQRTLAVYRCEWKEVVNNPELRAKFTHFINSEATDPAVQFDEMRGQKVPAKW, from the coding sequence ATGCGTCATATTGTTGTCATCGGAAACGGAATGGTAGGTTACAAATTCTGCGAGAAGCTACGTAAGCTAGCTGACCCTACTCAAGTAGCCATTACCGTATTTGGAGAAGAGTGCCGTCCGGCTTACGACCGGGTACATTTAAGCGAGTACTTTAGCGACCAGAATGCTGACAAACTCACTTTAGCCCCCGCTCGCTGGTATGAAGAGCAGAACATTCAATTACATACCGGCGAACTGATTGCCTGGATTGACCGAAGGAATAAAACCGTAGAAACCCATCGGGGTAAAACGTTGAGCTACGATCAATTAGTAATTGCCACCGGCTCTAGTGCCTTTGTTCCACCCATACCGGGTACCGACAAGCGGGGAGTGTTTGTGTACCGCACTATTGAAGACCTGGAAGCCATTATCGCCTATGGCAAAAAAATGCGATCGGCAGCGGTGCTGGGTGGTGGTTTGTTAGGGCTGGAGGCGGCAAAAGCTATGGTTGATATGGGTTTGGAAACTCACGTAGTAGAATTTGCTTCTCGCCTTATGCCCCGGCAGTTAGACGAAGTCGGAGCCCGCACGCTGCAAACCCGAATAGAGGAATTAGGTATTCAAGTTCACCTGAACAAAAATACACAAGCGATTAGCGGCAATGGTAAATTGGATGCGCTGCGCTTTGCCGACGAATCTAACTTACCAGTAGATATGCTGGTGATCTCGGCGGGCATTCGCCCTCGTGATGAGCTGGGTCGTTCTGCGAGACTAGATATTGGGCCACGGGGCGGAATTGTGGTAAATGACGCTATGCAAACCTCTGACCCCGCTATCTACGCTATTGGAGAGGTCGCATTACATCAGGATATAATCTACGGGCTAGTAGCCCCGGGGTACGATATGGCCGAAGTAGCGGCTCGTCATTTGGTGGGCGATATTGAGAAAAACTTTTCCGGAGATGATATGTCTACCAAGCTCAAGCTAATGGGCGTAGATGTGGCGAGCTTCGGTGATGCTTTCGGGGCAAAATCTGAGCACAACGCGATTGTTTTCGAAGATAAGGCGAAAGGAGTCTACAAACGTATCAATATTTCAGCGGATGGTAAACGACTATTAGGGGGAATGTTGGTGGGCGATGCCGAAGCCTACAATATGCTATTGCAAACCATGCAAAATGGCATGGCTCTTCCGCCCAATCCGGAAGATCTGATCTTGGGAAGCCGAGGCGGAGAAACTTCGGGAGCTGGTCTGGATAGCTTACCCGACGAAGCCCAAATTTGCTCTTGCGAGGCGGTAACTAAAGGAATGATTTGCGAAGCAGTGCTCACCGGAGAGGCGCAGAGCGTAAAAGAAATCAAAGCCTGTACCAAAGCGGGTACGGGCTGCGGGGGCTGTATGCCAATGGTATCCGATCTGTTTGACCTAGCTCAAGCCAAAATGGGAAAACGGGTTCGGAAAACGCTTTGCGAACATTTTAACTATACCCGTCAGGAGCTACTAGACATTATTCAGGTAAAAGAAATAAAATCGTACGATACTCTACTGAATGAATACGGAACGGGTGATGGCTGCGAGGTATGCAAACCGGCGGTAGCTTCTATCTTGGCAAGCCTCTGGAATGAACTGGTTACCCAGCAAGACACCATCCAGGATACGAACGACCGTTTTCTGGCCAATATTCAGCGGGGCGGCACCTACTCGGTAGTGCCTCGGATTCCGGGTGGGGAAATTACTCCGGACAAGCTCATCGTCATTGGGCAGGTAGCGAAAAAGTACGATTTATATACGAAGATTACCGGAGGGCAGCGCATAGACTTATTTGGTGCTCACTTGCACCAGCTACCCGACATCTGGGAAGAACTTATTGCGGCGGGTTTTGAGAGCGGTCACGCCTACGGCAAATCCCTACGAACTGTTAAAAGCTGCGTAGGTTCAGCTTGGTGCCGCTATGGCTTGCACGATTCGGTCTCTTTTGCCATCGAAGTGGAAGATCGCTACAAAGGCCTTCGTTCTCCCCATAAGCTAAAGGGTGCTGTATCAGGTTGCGCCCGAGAGTGCGCGGAAGCCCAAAGCAAAGATTTTGGCATTATTGCTACCGACAAAGGCTGGAATCTTTACGTATGCGGCAACGGCGGAATAAAACCTCAACATGCCTTGCTGCTGGCGCAGGACGTAGATAAAGAAACCTGCATCAAGTACATTGATCGCTTCCTGATGTTTTACATCAAAACCGCCGAGACTCTGACTCGTACCGCCCCTTGGCTCAATAAGCTAGAAGGAGGCATTGACTACTTACGAGATGTAGTGGTAAACGACTGCCTTGGTATTGGCGAGCAGCTAGAACAGGAAATGCAACGTACTTTAGCCGTGTACCGCTGCGAGTGGAAGGAAGTAGTGAACAACCCCGAGCTACGGGCTAAATTCACCCACTTTATTAATTCCGAGGCTACCGATCCCGCCGTACAGTTCGATGAAATGCGCGGGCAAAAAGTACCAGCCAAATGGTAA
- a CDS encoding DUF4202 domain-containing protein has protein sequence MAHDSSIHRLPRTLAAFDQANRQDPRTDYDEAGRVVPSELLYAQRMSETLHAFYPDAPETLQLAARSQHIERWKIPRNQYPMDRKGYLLWRSQLKKFHSNRAAEIMQEQGYEQEAVARVVSLISKKQLKRDAEVQVLEDVICLVFLQYYFAAFAKKHTDEKVIDIVAKTWRKMSGQGQQAALSLPFSSGSLEIIKKAIG, from the coding sequence ATGGCCCACGATAGTAGTATTCATCGACTTCCCCGTACGCTGGCAGCTTTTGACCAAGCCAACCGGCAGGATCCCCGAACCGATTACGATGAAGCTGGGCGGGTAGTACCTTCGGAGTTGCTCTACGCTCAGCGGATGAGCGAAACCCTACACGCTTTTTATCCGGATGCTCCTGAAACTCTGCAATTAGCCGCCCGCAGCCAGCATATTGAGCGTTGGAAAATACCACGAAATCAGTATCCGATGGATCGTAAAGGCTATCTGCTGTGGCGTAGCCAGCTTAAAAAATTCCACAGTAATCGGGCTGCCGAGATTATGCAGGAGCAAGGCTACGAGCAGGAAGCAGTCGCTCGGGTGGTATCTCTAATTAGCAAAAAGCAATTAAAACGCGATGCGGAGGTGCAAGTGCTGGAAGATGTAATCTGTCTGGTTTTCCTACAGTACTACTTTGCCGCGTTTGCTAAGAAACATACCGATGAAAAAGTCATAGATATTGTGGCTAAAACCTGGCGAAAAATGTCGGGGCAAGGACAGCAAGCAGCACTTAGCTTACCGTTCTCTTCAGGTTCTTTGGAGATAATTAAAAAAGCAATCGGCTAG
- a CDS encoding sensor histidine kinase: MKASERKNSFEKLWVLYALALFGIAASIISSQVYVQQYFSKQENDSRIINIAGRQRMLSQKISKLVLQINATDEPVSQEKYRNQLAQAVTLWEQSHQALLQGDPDLQVQVDNSVSIDSMFQALEPEYNIIVQSAKQLVEQLEFTTPNRSDSLLMLAAKILDNESQYLEEMDTIVFQYDKEARERVLYLEKIELLLLGISLVIILCELLFIFRPTVRQIRKTIKELIQSEKLAKGMARELEVLYNSLEASYQELAEVELVEDTPTLYAKTDATGRFSYVSDIFSGDLEYNVFERNEDLFSWLEQEGYSADQVENIRRRALAGNTWVGEIKATSESGDFIWLLAHIVPTLDDQQQVESLNLICSNQTELKEAQARSHEITREKIDKKVKEQRFRSSLILEGQEEERRRISRDIHDGIGQLLTALKFKVEAIDLAPNMPKRETEVQEAQSLLNHIIREVRRVSFNLNPSALNDYGLIPATKRFCAEANRLSDKAIIFDNETGFINRLEKNIETNLYRIIQESVNNAIKYANANEIRVIFSHNAHYLNVAIQDDGVGFSYQEYAQQPAPISKNGSGLGLFNMRERASFINATLDIHSAEGKGTQINIHLPINERVNGSYQSSTSG; encoded by the coding sequence ATGAAAGCGAGCGAACGCAAGAATAGCTTTGAGAAACTATGGGTTTTATACGCCCTCGCCTTATTCGGTATTGCCGCATCCATCATCAGCAGCCAAGTATACGTACAGCAGTACTTCAGCAAGCAAGAAAACGACTCCCGAATTATTAACATTGCCGGACGGCAGCGGATGCTGAGTCAGAAAATCAGTAAGCTAGTCTTACAAATTAATGCCACCGATGAGCCAGTCTCTCAGGAAAAATATCGAAATCAACTGGCTCAAGCCGTAACACTCTGGGAGCAGTCTCACCAAGCCTTACTTCAGGGTGACCCTGATCTTCAGGTGCAAGTTGATAATAGTGTATCCATTGACTCTATGTTTCAGGCTCTGGAGCCTGAGTACAACATCATTGTTCAAAGTGCTAAACAGCTAGTTGAACAGCTTGAGTTTACTACACCCAATCGCTCTGATTCTTTGCTGATGCTTGCTGCGAAGATTCTAGACAATGAATCTCAGTATCTGGAAGAAATGGATACCATCGTATTTCAGTACGATAAAGAAGCGCGGGAGCGGGTGCTGTACTTGGAGAAAATAGAGTTACTGCTGCTGGGTATCTCGCTGGTTATTATTTTGTGTGAGCTGCTATTTATCTTTCGCCCCACTGTTCGGCAAATTCGCAAAACTATCAAAGAATTAATTCAGTCGGAGAAGTTGGCAAAGGGGATGGCTAGGGAATTAGAGGTATTGTATAATTCTTTGGAAGCATCGTATCAGGAACTAGCCGAAGTAGAGCTGGTAGAAGACACTCCCACCTTATACGCTAAGACCGATGCTACTGGCCGATTTTCGTACGTAAGCGACATTTTTAGCGGTGATCTGGAATACAATGTATTTGAGCGAAACGAAGATTTATTTTCTTGGCTAGAACAAGAAGGGTATAGTGCCGATCAGGTAGAAAACATCCGACGCCGGGCACTAGCTGGCAATACCTGGGTAGGCGAGATCAAAGCTACTTCTGAGTCGGGCGATTTTATTTGGTTGCTGGCTCATATTGTGCCTACACTTGACGATCAGCAGCAAGTAGAATCCCTCAACCTGATCTGTAGTAACCAAACCGAGCTGAAGGAAGCCCAGGCCCGCTCGCACGAAATTACCCGGGAAAAAATAGATAAAAAAGTAAAAGAGCAACGCTTCCGCTCTAGTCTCATACTAGAAGGGCAAGAAGAAGAGCGCCGCCGCATCTCCCGCGATATTCACGATGGCATCGGGCAATTACTTACCGCCCTGAAATTTAAGGTAGAAGCAATTGATTTGGCCCCCAACATGCCCAAACGAGAAACTGAAGTGCAGGAGGCGCAATCACTCCTCAACCACATTATTCGGGAAGTGCGACGGGTATCGTTTAACCTCAATCCCAGCGCACTGAACGACTACGGCCTGATTCCCGCTACCAAGCGATTCTGTGCCGAGGCCAACCGATTGTCGGATAAAGCTATTATCTTTGACAATGAGACCGGTTTTATTAATCGATTAGAAAAAAATATTGAAACTAATTTGTACCGCATTATTCAGGAGTCGGTGAATAATGCTATCAAATACGCTAACGCTAATGAGATTCGGGTGATTTTTAGTCACAACGCCCACTACCTGAATGTAGCGATTCAGGACGACGGCGTAGGTTTTTCTTATCAAGAATACGCCCAACAACCGGCTCCCATTAGCAAAAATGGTTCAGGGTTAGGATTGTTCAATATGCGGGAACGGGCTAGTTTCATTAATGCCACGCTGGATATTCATTCTGCCGAGGGCAAAGGCACCCAAATTAACATACATTTACCCATCAATGAGCGAGTCAATGGATCATATCAAAGCAGTACTAGCGGATGA